Genomic window (Maridesulfovibrio ferrireducens):
TTTCACACTGGTCGGAGATGAAAAACATTTCGGACCTTATGATACAGAATTATTTTTTGCTGAAACCTCTGATGAAGATCCGCTTGATGTGATTGAGGCAAATAAAGCTGAATAAGGTCGAATCGGACCAACTCGCTCCAAGTAAGGATGGGCAGGTGTGAGCATTGCTATTCCCGGTGTTTTTATAACTGGAACAGGAACAGATGTCGGTAAAACCGTAGTTACTGCCGGACTTGCAAGGTTGTTGCAAAATGCGGGATATAAAGTTTTACCCGTGAAACCTGTGCAGTCCGGTGGAATTAAGACTTCAAATGAAAAGCTGGATTCTCCCGACGGTGACGTTTATAAAAGCGCCGGAGCCGTATGGGAGATTGATAAGCAGTGCCCGTACATATTTGAACCTGCCTGTTCTCCGCATCTTGCGGCGCGTTTGTCCGGTGTTGAGCTTGAAGTCGGGATTATTGCTGAAAAAGTAAAGTCACTTGAAGGTCAAGGAACATTGCTTGTTGAAGGTGCCGGCGGAGTGCTGGTTCCTTTGAATGGGGAATGTACCATGCTGGACCTTATGAAAGAACTTTCATATCCTGTCTTGCTTGTTGCCGGAAATAAGCTGGGCACGATTAACGATACTTTACTTTCCCTCACTGTATTAAAGCAGACCGGAATCAATGTTGCCGGTGTGATAATGACTTCCAGCGCCGGACCTGAGCCTTCAGAATTTGGTATGGCGGTCGATAATATCCGTTTTATTGAAGATTTTTCAGGAGTTAAGGTGCTTGCCTCGATTCCATATATTTCAAATTGGAATCCTGATGAACTTCGTTGCTGGGCGGAAGTTGATCGTGCGTTGGCAAAAATTGACCTGAATTCACTCGCGAATAATTAATATCTCATATCTCAATAACCGAAATAGCCTGATTAAAGAGTGCTGATGAGTAATATCGAATCTATGCTTGCCTTTGATCGTGAACATCTTTGGCATCCCTACACTTCCGCTGTTAATCCCTTGACCGTTTATCCTGTCGCTAAAACCGACGGTGTTAAAATAATTCTTGAAGACGGCAGAGAGCTGATTGATGGCATGGCGTCATGGTGGTGCGCTATTCACGGATATAATAATCCCGCACTCAATAAGGCGCTTTGCGATCAGGTGCAGAAAATGCCTCATGTCATGTTCGGTGGGCTTACCCATGAACCGGCTGTGTCACTTGCCCGCAAGCTGATTGATCTTTCTCCGCCCCCGCTCCAACATGTTTTTTTCGCTGATTCAGGTTCGGTGTCTGTCGAAGTGGCTCTTAAAATGGCTATTCAGTATTATCAGGCTGTCGGAAAACCTGAAAAGAATAGAATTATGACTATCCGTAACGGATATCACGGGGACACATTAGGAGCCATGTCCGTATGTGATCCTGTAAATGGAATGCATTCACTCTTTGAGGCAGTTCTTCCTAAACATATTTTTGCCGAAGCCCCATGTTGCGGTTATGACGACGGCTGTACGGATGCTGATTTTGCGGATTTTAAAAGCAAAATCGAAAATCACGCGCATGAACTTGCTGCTGTTATTCTTGAACCTGTTGTGCAGGGTGCAGGGGGAATGCGTTTTTATTCTCCGGATTATCTTAAACGAGTCCGTCAGGCGTGTGATGAGCATGATGTCCTGCTGATTTGTGATGAGATTGCAACGGGATTTTGTCGTGCAGGCGCAATGTTTGCCAGTGAACTTGCCGGAATTTGTCCTGATATAATGTGCGTGGGTAAGGCCATTACCGGCGGTTATATGACTCTTGCGGCAACTCTTGCCACTGCTAAGGTTGCAGAAGGAATTTCTTCAGACGGCGGTGTATTTATGCACGGGCCGACTTTTATGGCTAACCCGCTTGCTTGCACGGTTGCTAACGCTTCGCTTGATTTGCTTGTCGAAAGCAACTGGCAGGAACGTATCCCTCAGATTACCAAAATGCTTAGAGCCGGATTCACGCCTTGTGAAAACCTTTCAACGGTTGCTGAGGTGCGCTGTCTTGGAGCCATCGGCGTTGTTGAGATGAAAAATACTGTGGATATGGATTCCATACAGCTTGAATTTGTGAAGCGTGGAGTGTGGGTTAGACCTTTCGGAAAGTTAATTTACGTTATGCCGCCTTATGTCATTTCCAACCTTGAGCTTGAAGCTCTCACTTCCGCTATTTGCGAAGTGGTAAGTTTGCAGAGGTAATATCGATGGACAGACAGGAAAAACAAATTTTGTGGAACTGTGTTCGTGCCGGTAAAGCAGTTGATAAGCATATCGCGATTGCAATACTCAGAGCTTCGCATGGTGAACTTGCGGAGATTCTTCACGCTGCTCACCATGTTACTTCTTTGCGTTTCGGGCGGGAAGTCAGTTTATGTTCCATAGCGAATGTGCGTAGCGGAAACTGTTCAGAAGACTGTTCTTTCTGTGCTCAATCCAGCCACTTTAAGGGTGTACCAGCTCCGAAATATCCGTTGATGTCTGTAGATGAAATTAGAGAGTGCGCGGAGAAAGGCGGGCAGGCTCCTGTTGAATATTTTAGTTATGTAACTAGCGGCAGAGCTCTTGAAGGGAAGTCTTTGAGCCGAGTTTGCGAAGCTGTTGCGGGAATGGTCCCGTCAAAGAATTTCTCCAAGCATTGCGCGTCGCTTGGTTGTCTCAGCTTTGAATCTTTAAAAAAACTTAAAGATTCAGGGGTAACTCGCTACCATCATAATCTTGAGACTTCAGAAAGTTTTTTCCCTTCAGTATGCACCACTCATTCTTACGCTGAAAGAATCAGAACGGTGCGTGATGCAAAAAAAGCAGGACTTGAAGTGTGTTGCGGTGGACTTTTAGGACTTGGTGAGAGCTTTGAGCAGAGAGTCGAGCTTGCTTTGGCTATTGCTGCTGAAAAAGTTGATTCGATTCCGCTTAATTTCTTAGTCCCTATTCCCGGAACTCCCATGGAAGACCGCCCACAGCTTGAGCCTCTTGAAATTTTGCTGACCATCGCTATGTTCCGTCTCGTAAATCCGCATTCAGAAGTGAGAATGGCTGCCGGTCGCGGGGCTTTGCGTTCTCTGCAATCATTTATATTCCATGCAGGGTGTAACGGTCTTATGGTCGGAGATTTTTTGACTGTTTCCGGTCAGGGAATTGAAAATGATCTTACAATGCTCAGGGATTTGGGACTTACGGTAAAAAGAAAAGATCAAATCTAAGAGTGTAAGAATGGTTCGCAGGATTGGGCTTTATGTTTTGAGATGGTAGTTGTGGCTTAAGTTGAATGTTGAAGTACAGTTGCAACGTAATCCTGAATTTTTATAAGAATTTCAGGCGAAGGTTTATCAAATGTTAACCCGAGTGCAATTTTACGAGTATCTTTTGTCGCTCTTTGAACTTTGCAAGGGATAAATTCGTTATTGTCTTCTATAAAGTATGGGCAAAAAATCTTAACATCATCACCTATTTCTGGAAAAATTGAACTCTCATCTTTCAGATAGGTAATTCCGCATCCGCTGCTGCTGAGATCTTCAACAATTGCCAGTGATTTTTGTTTGCCGATCATTACTTCTGCTTCAAGGAAGCAGTTTATTCTTTTATGTCTTCTGAGATTATATGTTTCTATACGCTTAGGATATTTTAAGAAAAGTATTTTATCTGGAGAGTTGATCAGTTTGATGATGGTGGTTTTAAATCCTGATGCGACTCCTTCAAAAATATATCGGACAGTGGCTTCATTGCCGGGGTATAGATATTCAGACCAGATAGCTTTATCATTAGGGTGAACCATAGGCTCTTTGAGAAGAACATACTTGGATGGATATCCTCCAAGAACAATGGAAGGAGCTTTGTCGTTAAGACCTCCCAGTTCAATAGCAACTCGCAATCCAGGGGTGCATGCTGCTTTGAGTTTCGCGCTTTGACTCATCATTGTTTTATCTGCTTGATTATATATTTTTTAAATTTATGTGCCCATTCTAAATTGGGCTTAAGGGCTAACGCCTTGTCAATATGCTTTAGAGCCTCATCAGTTTTTCCTGCATCAAAATAAGATCTTGCGACGTTGAAATGCAGATTTTCATCTTTTTTGTTAATTTCTAATGCCTTATTGTAGAAATTAATCGATTCATCAAAAAGAGCCTGCTTGCGTAGTGATATGGCAAAAACATTAAATTCTTGTCTTTGAGATTCTAAGAAAATTGTATCAATATTTAAGAGCTTATTAACTATTTTCGAAAGTTTTTCAAAA
Coding sequences:
- the bioD gene encoding dethiobiotin synthase — its product is MSIAIPGVFITGTGTDVGKTVVTAGLARLLQNAGYKVLPVKPVQSGGIKTSNEKLDSPDGDVYKSAGAVWEIDKQCPYIFEPACSPHLAARLSGVELEVGIIAEKVKSLEGQGTLLVEGAGGVLVPLNGECTMLDLMKELSYPVLLVAGNKLGTINDTLLSLTVLKQTGINVAGVIMTSSAGPEPSEFGMAVDNIRFIEDFSGVKVLASIPYISNWNPDELRCWAEVDRALAKIDLNSLANN
- a CDS encoding flagellar brake protein, with translation MMSQSAKLKAACTPGLRVAIELGGLNDKAPSIVLGGYPSKYVLLKEPMVHPNDKAIWSEYLYPGNEATVRYIFEGVASGFKTTIIKLINSPDKILFLKYPKRIETYNLRRHKRINCFLEAEVMIGKQKSLAIVEDLSSSGCGITYLKDESSIFPEIGDDVKIFCPYFIEDNNEFIPCKVQRATKDTRKIALGLTFDKPSPEILIKIQDYVATVLQHST
- the bioA gene encoding adenosylmethionine--8-amino-7-oxononanoate transaminase — encoded protein: MSNIESMLAFDREHLWHPYTSAVNPLTVYPVAKTDGVKIILEDGRELIDGMASWWCAIHGYNNPALNKALCDQVQKMPHVMFGGLTHEPAVSLARKLIDLSPPPLQHVFFADSGSVSVEVALKMAIQYYQAVGKPEKNRIMTIRNGYHGDTLGAMSVCDPVNGMHSLFEAVLPKHIFAEAPCCGYDDGCTDADFADFKSKIENHAHELAAVILEPVVQGAGGMRFYSPDYLKRVRQACDEHDVLLICDEIATGFCRAGAMFASELAGICPDIMCVGKAITGGYMTLAATLATAKVAEGISSDGGVFMHGPTFMANPLACTVANASLDLLVESNWQERIPQITKMLRAGFTPCENLSTVAEVRCLGAIGVVEMKNTVDMDSIQLEFVKRGVWVRPFGKLIYVMPPYVISNLELEALTSAICEVVSLQR
- the bioB gene encoding biotin synthase BioB, translating into MDRQEKQILWNCVRAGKAVDKHIAIAILRASHGELAEILHAAHHVTSLRFGREVSLCSIANVRSGNCSEDCSFCAQSSHFKGVPAPKYPLMSVDEIRECAEKGGQAPVEYFSYVTSGRALEGKSLSRVCEAVAGMVPSKNFSKHCASLGCLSFESLKKLKDSGVTRYHHNLETSESFFPSVCTTHSYAERIRTVRDAKKAGLEVCCGGLLGLGESFEQRVELALAIAAEKVDSIPLNFLVPIPGTPMEDRPQLEPLEILLTIAMFRLVNPHSEVRMAAGRGALRSLQSFIFHAGCNGLMVGDFLTVSGQGIENDLTMLRDLGLTVKRKDQI